A genomic segment from Sciurus carolinensis chromosome 1, mSciCar1.2, whole genome shotgun sequence encodes:
- the Pi4kb gene encoding phosphatidylinositol 4-kinase beta isoform X1 translates to MGDTVVEPAPLNPTSEPTPPGPPGNNGGSLLSVITEGVGELSVIDPEVAQKACQEVLEKVKLLHGGMAVSSRGTPLELVNGDGVDSEIRCLDDPSSQIREEEDEMGATVTSSTTKGARRRRQNNSAKQSWLLRLFESKLFDISMAISYLYNSKEPGVQAYIGNRLFCFRNEDVDFYLPQLLNMYIHMDEDVGDAIKPYIVHRCRQSINFSLQCALLLGAYSSDMHISTQRHSRGTKLRKLILSDELKPAHRKRELPSLSPAPDTGLSPSKRTHQRSKSDATASISLSSNLKRTASNPKVENEDEEFSSSTESIDNSFSSPVRLAPEREFIKSLMAIGKRLATLPTKEQKTQRLISELSLLNHKLPARVWLPTAGFDHHVVRVPHTQAVVLNSKDKAPYLIYVEVLECENFDTTSVPARIPENRIRSTRSVENLPECGITHEQRAGSFSTVPNYDNDDEAWSVDDIGELQVELPEVHTNSCDNISQFSVDSITSQESKEPVFIAAGDIRRRLSEQLAHTPTAFKRDPEDPSAVALKEPWQEKVRRIREGSPYGHLPNWRLLSVIVKCGDDLRQELLAFQVLKQLQSIWEQERVPLWIKPYKILVISADSGMIEPVVNAVSIHQVKKQSQLSLLDYFLQEHGSYTTEAFLSAQRNFVQSCAGYCLVCYLLQVKDRHNGNILLDAEGHIIHIDFGFILSSSPRNLGFETSAFKLTTEFVDVSQEAEVMGGLHGDMFNYYKMLMLQGLIAARKHMDKVVQIVEIMQQGCRRCSGASPSGPMMTVAQVICSQLPCFHGSSTIRNLKERFHMSMTEEQLQLLVEQMVDGSMRSITTKLYDGFQYLTNGIM, encoded by the exons ATGGGAGACACGGTAGTGGAACCTGCCCCCCTGAATCCAACTTCCGAGCCTACTCCTCCTGGCCCTCCAGGGAATAATGGGGGCTCCTTGCTAAGCGTCATCACAGAGGGAGTCGGGGAACTATCAGTGATTGACCCTGAGGTAGCCCAGAAGGCCTGCCAGGAGGTGCTGGAGAAAGTCAAGCTTTTGCATGGAGGCATGGCCGTCTCTAGTAGAGGCACCCCACTGGAATTGGTCAATGGGGATGGTGTGGACAGTGAGATCCGTTGCCTAGATGACCCATCTTCCCAGAtcagagaggaggaagatgagatGGGGGCTACTGTGACCTCAAGCACAACCAAAGGAGCAAGAAGGCGGCGGCAGAACAACTCGGCCAAACAATCTTGGCTGCTGAGACTGTTTGAGTCAAAACTATTTGACATCTCTATGGCTATTTCATACTTGTATAACTCCAAGGAACCTGGAGTGCAAGCCTATATTGGCAACCGGCTCTTCTGCTTTCGCAATGAGGATGTGGACTTCTATCTGCCCCAGTTGCTTAACATGTACATCCACATGGATGAGGATGTGGGTGATGCCATTAAGCCCTATATCGTCCACCGTTGCCGCCAGAGCATTAACTTTTCCCTCCAGTGTGCCCTGTTGCTTGGGGCTTACTCTTCAGACATGCACATTTCCACTCAACGACACTCCCGTGGGACCAAGTTACGGAAGCTGATCCTCTCAGATGAGCTGAAGCCAGCTCACCGAAAGAGGGAACTTCCCTCCTTGAGTCCAGCCCCTGATACAGGGCTGTCTCCCTCCAAAAGGACTCACCAGCGCTCTAAGTCAGATGCCACCGCCAGCATAAGTCTCAGCAGCAACCTGAAACGAACAGCTAGCAACCCTAAAGTGGAGAATGAGGATGAG GAGTTCTCCTCCAGCACCGAGAGTATTGATAATTCATTCAGTTCC CCTGTCCGACTGGCCCCTGAGCGAGAATTCATCAAGTCCCTAATGGCAATTGGCAAACGACTGGCCACCCTCCCCACCAAAGAGCAGAAAACACAGCGGCTGATCTCAGAGCTCTCCCTGCTCAACCATAAGCTCCCTGCCCGAGTCTGGTTGCCCACTGCTGGCTTTGACCACCACGTGGTCCGTGTGCCTCACACACAGGCTGTTGTCCTCAACTCCAAGGACAAG GCTCCTTACCTGATCTACGTGGAAGTCCTTGAATGTGAAAACTTCGACACCACCAGTGTCCCTGCCCGAATCCCTGAGAATCGAATTCGGAGCACACGGTCTGTAGAAAACCTGCCTGAATGTGGCATCACCCACGAGCAACGGGCTGGCAGCTTCAGCACTGTGCCCAACTATGACAATGACGACGAAGCCTGGTCGGTGGATGACATAGGCGAGctgcaggtggag CTCCCTGAAGTGCACACCAACAGCTGTGACAACATCTCCCAGTTCTCTGTGGATAGCATCACCAGCCAGGAAAGCAAGGAGCCTGTGTTCATTGCAGCAGGGGATATCCG ACGGCGCCTTTCTGAACAGCTGGCTCACACCCCCACAGCCTTCAAGCGAGACCCAGAAGACCCTTCTGCAGTTGCTCTCAAAGAGCCCTGGCAGGAAAAAGTACG GAGGATCAGAGAAGGCTCTCCCTATGGCCATCTCCCCAATTGGCGGCTCCTGTCAGTCATTGTCAAATGTGGGGATGACCTTCGGCAGGAGCTGCTGGCCTTCCAGGTGCTGAAGCAACTGCAg TCCATTTGGGAACAGGAACGAGTACCCCTTTGGATCAAGCCATACAAGATTCTTGTGATTTCGGCAGACAGTGGCATGATTGAGCCAGTGGTCAATGCTGTGTCCATCCACCAAGTGAAGAAACAGTCCCAGCTCTCGCTACTTGATTACTTCCTACAGGAGCATGGCAGTTATACCACTGAGGCCTTCCTCAGTGCCCAGCGTAATTTTGTGCAAAGTTGTGCTGGCTACTGTTTGGTCTGCTACCTGCTGCAAGTCAAGGACAG acATAATGGGAACATCCTTTTGGATGCAGAAGGCCACATCATCCACATTGACTTTGGCTTCATCCTGTCCAGTTCACCCCGAAACCTGGGCTTTGAGACGTCAGCCTTTAAGCTGACCACAGAGTTTGTGGACgtgagtcaggaagcagag gtGATGGGTGGCCTGCACGGTGACATGTTCAACTACTACAAGATGCTAATGCTGCAAGGGCTGATTGCTGCTCGGAAACACATGGATAAGGTGGTGCAGATCGTGGAGATCATGCAgcaag GTTGTCGCCGTTGCTCAGGAGCATCCCCATCTGGCCCCATGATGACGGTGGCTCAGGTCATCT GTTCTCAGCTTCCTTGCTTCCATGGTTCCAGTACCATTCGCAACCTCAAAGAGAGGTTCCACATGAGCATGACTGAGGAGCAACTCCAGCTGCTGGTGGAGCAGATGGTGGATGGCAGCATGCGGTCTATCACCACTAAACTCTACGATGGCTTCCAATACCTCACCAATGGCATCATGTGA
- the Pi4kb gene encoding phosphatidylinositol 4-kinase beta isoform X2, producing the protein MGDTVVEPAPLNPTSEPTPPGPPGNNGGSLLSVITEGVGELSVIDPEVAQKACQEVLEKVKLLHGGMAVSSRGTPLELVNGDGVDSEIRCLDDPSSQIREEEDEMGATVTSSTTKGARRRRQNNSAKQSWLLRLFESKLFDISMAISYLYNSKEPGVQAYIGNRLFCFRNEDVDFYLPQLLNMYIHMDEDVGDAIKPYIVHRCRQSINFSLQCALLLGAYSSDMHISTQRHSRGTKLRKLILSDELKPAHRKRELPSLSPAPDTGLSPSKRTHQRSKSDATASISLSSNLKRTASNPKVENEDEEFSSSTESIDNSFSSPVRLAPEREFIKSLMAIGKRLATLPTKEQKTQRLISELSLLNHKLPARVWLPTAGFDHHVVRVPHTQAVVLNSKDKAPYLIYVEVLECENFDTTSVPARIPENRIRSTRSVENLPECGITHEQRAGSFSTVPNYDNDDEAWSVDDIGELQVELPEVHTNSCDNISQFSVDSITSQESKEPVFIAAGDIRRRLSEQLAHTPTAFKRDPEDPSAVALKEPWQEKVRRIREGSPYGHLPNWRLLSVIVKCGDDLRQELLAFQVLKQLQSIWEQERVPLWIKPYKILVISADSGMIEPVVNAVSIHQVKKQSQLSLLDYFLQEHGSYTTEAFLSAQRNFVQSCAGYCLVCYLLQVKDRHNGNILLDAEGHIIHIDFGFILSSSPRNLGFETSAFKLTTEFVDVMGGLHGDMFNYYKMLMLQGLIAARKHMDKVVQIVEIMQQGCRRCSGASPSGPMMTVAQVICSQLPCFHGSSTIRNLKERFHMSMTEEQLQLLVEQMVDGSMRSITTKLYDGFQYLTNGIM; encoded by the exons ATGGGAGACACGGTAGTGGAACCTGCCCCCCTGAATCCAACTTCCGAGCCTACTCCTCCTGGCCCTCCAGGGAATAATGGGGGCTCCTTGCTAAGCGTCATCACAGAGGGAGTCGGGGAACTATCAGTGATTGACCCTGAGGTAGCCCAGAAGGCCTGCCAGGAGGTGCTGGAGAAAGTCAAGCTTTTGCATGGAGGCATGGCCGTCTCTAGTAGAGGCACCCCACTGGAATTGGTCAATGGGGATGGTGTGGACAGTGAGATCCGTTGCCTAGATGACCCATCTTCCCAGAtcagagaggaggaagatgagatGGGGGCTACTGTGACCTCAAGCACAACCAAAGGAGCAAGAAGGCGGCGGCAGAACAACTCGGCCAAACAATCTTGGCTGCTGAGACTGTTTGAGTCAAAACTATTTGACATCTCTATGGCTATTTCATACTTGTATAACTCCAAGGAACCTGGAGTGCAAGCCTATATTGGCAACCGGCTCTTCTGCTTTCGCAATGAGGATGTGGACTTCTATCTGCCCCAGTTGCTTAACATGTACATCCACATGGATGAGGATGTGGGTGATGCCATTAAGCCCTATATCGTCCACCGTTGCCGCCAGAGCATTAACTTTTCCCTCCAGTGTGCCCTGTTGCTTGGGGCTTACTCTTCAGACATGCACATTTCCACTCAACGACACTCCCGTGGGACCAAGTTACGGAAGCTGATCCTCTCAGATGAGCTGAAGCCAGCTCACCGAAAGAGGGAACTTCCCTCCTTGAGTCCAGCCCCTGATACAGGGCTGTCTCCCTCCAAAAGGACTCACCAGCGCTCTAAGTCAGATGCCACCGCCAGCATAAGTCTCAGCAGCAACCTGAAACGAACAGCTAGCAACCCTAAAGTGGAGAATGAGGATGAG GAGTTCTCCTCCAGCACCGAGAGTATTGATAATTCATTCAGTTCC CCTGTCCGACTGGCCCCTGAGCGAGAATTCATCAAGTCCCTAATGGCAATTGGCAAACGACTGGCCACCCTCCCCACCAAAGAGCAGAAAACACAGCGGCTGATCTCAGAGCTCTCCCTGCTCAACCATAAGCTCCCTGCCCGAGTCTGGTTGCCCACTGCTGGCTTTGACCACCACGTGGTCCGTGTGCCTCACACACAGGCTGTTGTCCTCAACTCCAAGGACAAG GCTCCTTACCTGATCTACGTGGAAGTCCTTGAATGTGAAAACTTCGACACCACCAGTGTCCCTGCCCGAATCCCTGAGAATCGAATTCGGAGCACACGGTCTGTAGAAAACCTGCCTGAATGTGGCATCACCCACGAGCAACGGGCTGGCAGCTTCAGCACTGTGCCCAACTATGACAATGACGACGAAGCCTGGTCGGTGGATGACATAGGCGAGctgcaggtggag CTCCCTGAAGTGCACACCAACAGCTGTGACAACATCTCCCAGTTCTCTGTGGATAGCATCACCAGCCAGGAAAGCAAGGAGCCTGTGTTCATTGCAGCAGGGGATATCCG ACGGCGCCTTTCTGAACAGCTGGCTCACACCCCCACAGCCTTCAAGCGAGACCCAGAAGACCCTTCTGCAGTTGCTCTCAAAGAGCCCTGGCAGGAAAAAGTACG GAGGATCAGAGAAGGCTCTCCCTATGGCCATCTCCCCAATTGGCGGCTCCTGTCAGTCATTGTCAAATGTGGGGATGACCTTCGGCAGGAGCTGCTGGCCTTCCAGGTGCTGAAGCAACTGCAg TCCATTTGGGAACAGGAACGAGTACCCCTTTGGATCAAGCCATACAAGATTCTTGTGATTTCGGCAGACAGTGGCATGATTGAGCCAGTGGTCAATGCTGTGTCCATCCACCAAGTGAAGAAACAGTCCCAGCTCTCGCTACTTGATTACTTCCTACAGGAGCATGGCAGTTATACCACTGAGGCCTTCCTCAGTGCCCAGCGTAATTTTGTGCAAAGTTGTGCTGGCTACTGTTTGGTCTGCTACCTGCTGCAAGTCAAGGACAG acATAATGGGAACATCCTTTTGGATGCAGAAGGCCACATCATCCACATTGACTTTGGCTTCATCCTGTCCAGTTCACCCCGAAACCTGGGCTTTGAGACGTCAGCCTTTAAGCTGACCACAGAGTTTGTGGAC gtGATGGGTGGCCTGCACGGTGACATGTTCAACTACTACAAGATGCTAATGCTGCAAGGGCTGATTGCTGCTCGGAAACACATGGATAAGGTGGTGCAGATCGTGGAGATCATGCAgcaag GTTGTCGCCGTTGCTCAGGAGCATCCCCATCTGGCCCCATGATGACGGTGGCTCAGGTCATCT GTTCTCAGCTTCCTTGCTTCCATGGTTCCAGTACCATTCGCAACCTCAAAGAGAGGTTCCACATGAGCATGACTGAGGAGCAACTCCAGCTGCTGGTGGAGCAGATGGTGGATGGCAGCATGCGGTCTATCACCACTAAACTCTACGATGGCTTCCAATACCTCACCAATGGCATCATGTGA
- the Pi4kb gene encoding phosphatidylinositol 4-kinase beta isoform X7 gives MGDTVVEPAPLNPTSEPTPPGPPGNNGGSLLSVITEGVGELSVIDPEVAQKACQEVLEKVKLLHGGMAVSSRGTPLELVNGDGVDSEIRCLDDPSSQIREEEDEMGATVTSSTTKGARRRRQNNSAKQSWLLRLFESKLFDISMAISYLYNSKEPGVQAYIGNRLFCFRNEDVDFYLPQLLNMYIHMDEDVGDAIKPYIVHRCRQSINFSLQCALLLGAYSSDMHISTQRHSRGTKLRKLILSDELKPAHRKRELPSLSPAPDTGLSPSKRTHQRSKSDATASISLSSNLKRTASNPKVENEDEPVRLAPEREFIKSLMAIGKRLATLPTKEQKTQRLISELSLLNHKLPARVWLPTAGFDHHVVRVPHTQAVVLNSKDKAPYLIYVEVLECENFDTTSVPARIPENRIRSTRSVENLPECGITHEQRAGSFSTVPNYDNDDEAWSVDDIGELQVELPEVHTNSCDNISQFSVDSITSQESKEPVFIAAGDIRRRLSEQLAHTPTAFKRDPEDPSAVALKEPWQEKVRRIREGSPYGHLPNWRLLSVIVKCGDDLRQELLAFQVLKQLQSIWEQERVPLWIKPYKILVISADSGMIEPVVNAVSIHQVKKQSQLSLLDYFLQEHGSYTTEAFLSAQRNFVQSCAGYCLVCYLLQVKDRHNGNILLDAEGHIIHIDFGFILSSSPRNLGFETSAFKLTTEFVDVMGGLHGDMFNYYKMLMLQGLIAARKHMDKVVQIVEIMQQGCRRCSGASPSGPMMTVAQVICSQLPCFHGSSTIRNLKERFHMSMTEEQLQLLVEQMVDGSMRSITTKLYDGFQYLTNGIM, from the exons ATGGGAGACACGGTAGTGGAACCTGCCCCCCTGAATCCAACTTCCGAGCCTACTCCTCCTGGCCCTCCAGGGAATAATGGGGGCTCCTTGCTAAGCGTCATCACAGAGGGAGTCGGGGAACTATCAGTGATTGACCCTGAGGTAGCCCAGAAGGCCTGCCAGGAGGTGCTGGAGAAAGTCAAGCTTTTGCATGGAGGCATGGCCGTCTCTAGTAGAGGCACCCCACTGGAATTGGTCAATGGGGATGGTGTGGACAGTGAGATCCGTTGCCTAGATGACCCATCTTCCCAGAtcagagaggaggaagatgagatGGGGGCTACTGTGACCTCAAGCACAACCAAAGGAGCAAGAAGGCGGCGGCAGAACAACTCGGCCAAACAATCTTGGCTGCTGAGACTGTTTGAGTCAAAACTATTTGACATCTCTATGGCTATTTCATACTTGTATAACTCCAAGGAACCTGGAGTGCAAGCCTATATTGGCAACCGGCTCTTCTGCTTTCGCAATGAGGATGTGGACTTCTATCTGCCCCAGTTGCTTAACATGTACATCCACATGGATGAGGATGTGGGTGATGCCATTAAGCCCTATATCGTCCACCGTTGCCGCCAGAGCATTAACTTTTCCCTCCAGTGTGCCCTGTTGCTTGGGGCTTACTCTTCAGACATGCACATTTCCACTCAACGACACTCCCGTGGGACCAAGTTACGGAAGCTGATCCTCTCAGATGAGCTGAAGCCAGCTCACCGAAAGAGGGAACTTCCCTCCTTGAGTCCAGCCCCTGATACAGGGCTGTCTCCCTCCAAAAGGACTCACCAGCGCTCTAAGTCAGATGCCACCGCCAGCATAAGTCTCAGCAGCAACCTGAAACGAACAGCTAGCAACCCTAAAGTGGAGAATGAGGATGAG CCTGTCCGACTGGCCCCTGAGCGAGAATTCATCAAGTCCCTAATGGCAATTGGCAAACGACTGGCCACCCTCCCCACCAAAGAGCAGAAAACACAGCGGCTGATCTCAGAGCTCTCCCTGCTCAACCATAAGCTCCCTGCCCGAGTCTGGTTGCCCACTGCTGGCTTTGACCACCACGTGGTCCGTGTGCCTCACACACAGGCTGTTGTCCTCAACTCCAAGGACAAG GCTCCTTACCTGATCTACGTGGAAGTCCTTGAATGTGAAAACTTCGACACCACCAGTGTCCCTGCCCGAATCCCTGAGAATCGAATTCGGAGCACACGGTCTGTAGAAAACCTGCCTGAATGTGGCATCACCCACGAGCAACGGGCTGGCAGCTTCAGCACTGTGCCCAACTATGACAATGACGACGAAGCCTGGTCGGTGGATGACATAGGCGAGctgcaggtggag CTCCCTGAAGTGCACACCAACAGCTGTGACAACATCTCCCAGTTCTCTGTGGATAGCATCACCAGCCAGGAAAGCAAGGAGCCTGTGTTCATTGCAGCAGGGGATATCCG ACGGCGCCTTTCTGAACAGCTGGCTCACACCCCCACAGCCTTCAAGCGAGACCCAGAAGACCCTTCTGCAGTTGCTCTCAAAGAGCCCTGGCAGGAAAAAGTACG GAGGATCAGAGAAGGCTCTCCCTATGGCCATCTCCCCAATTGGCGGCTCCTGTCAGTCATTGTCAAATGTGGGGATGACCTTCGGCAGGAGCTGCTGGCCTTCCAGGTGCTGAAGCAACTGCAg TCCATTTGGGAACAGGAACGAGTACCCCTTTGGATCAAGCCATACAAGATTCTTGTGATTTCGGCAGACAGTGGCATGATTGAGCCAGTGGTCAATGCTGTGTCCATCCACCAAGTGAAGAAACAGTCCCAGCTCTCGCTACTTGATTACTTCCTACAGGAGCATGGCAGTTATACCACTGAGGCCTTCCTCAGTGCCCAGCGTAATTTTGTGCAAAGTTGTGCTGGCTACTGTTTGGTCTGCTACCTGCTGCAAGTCAAGGACAG acATAATGGGAACATCCTTTTGGATGCAGAAGGCCACATCATCCACATTGACTTTGGCTTCATCCTGTCCAGTTCACCCCGAAACCTGGGCTTTGAGACGTCAGCCTTTAAGCTGACCACAGAGTTTGTGGAC gtGATGGGTGGCCTGCACGGTGACATGTTCAACTACTACAAGATGCTAATGCTGCAAGGGCTGATTGCTGCTCGGAAACACATGGATAAGGTGGTGCAGATCGTGGAGATCATGCAgcaag GTTGTCGCCGTTGCTCAGGAGCATCCCCATCTGGCCCCATGATGACGGTGGCTCAGGTCATCT GTTCTCAGCTTCCTTGCTTCCATGGTTCCAGTACCATTCGCAACCTCAAAGAGAGGTTCCACATGAGCATGACTGAGGAGCAACTCCAGCTGCTGGTGGAGCAGATGGTGGATGGCAGCATGCGGTCTATCACCACTAAACTCTACGATGGCTTCCAATACCTCACCAATGGCATCATGTGA